One part of the Paracoccus sp. MBLB3053 genome encodes these proteins:
- a CDS encoding ABC transporter permease produces the protein MSAIEFILSGMLAAAMPFLLAALGELVVERSGVLNLGVEGMMAFGAAIGFISVYLGAGHFAGFVLAALGGAALSLVFATLVLWLRANQVAAGLAIGILGLGLSALIGKPYESLTITGLKEISLPGLSSLPVIGGIFSQDIVVWLGLLATVSIWWVFRATRLGLLIRAVGENPHAALAIGTPVLVLRACAIAFGGAMAGIAGAYAATVYTPLWADGIIAGRGWIALALVVFGTWMTGRVFFGACLFGALSLAELTGQAVGWHLPSQLLASLPYLVTILILGVISSNRARMKMNAVASLGETFER, from the coding sequence TCGAGCGCTCGGGCGTCCTGAACCTGGGCGTCGAGGGCATGATGGCGTTCGGGGCCGCGATCGGCTTCATCTCCGTCTATCTTGGCGCCGGACATTTCGCGGGCTTCGTTCTGGCCGCGCTTGGCGGGGCGGCTCTTTCGCTGGTCTTTGCGACGCTGGTCCTGTGGTTGCGCGCGAACCAGGTGGCCGCCGGACTTGCCATCGGCATTCTCGGGCTGGGATTGTCCGCATTGATTGGCAAGCCCTATGAAAGCCTGACGATCACGGGATTGAAGGAAATCAGCCTGCCGGGCCTGTCCTCGCTGCCCGTGATCGGCGGCATCTTCTCGCAAGATATCGTGGTCTGGCTTGGCCTATTGGCCACAGTTTCGATCTGGTGGGTGTTTCGGGCGACCCGTCTGGGCCTGCTGATCCGCGCGGTGGGTGAAAACCCGCATGCCGCACTGGCCATCGGGACACCTGTTCTTGTCCTGCGCGCCTGCGCCATCGCCTTTGGCGGGGCAATGGCAGGGATCGCGGGCGCCTATGCGGCGACGGTCTACACGCCGCTTTGGGCGGACGGGATCATCGCCGGACGCGGCTGGATCGCGCTGGCCCTGGTCGTCTTCGGAACCTGGATGACGGGGCGGGTCTTCTTCGGCGCCTGCCTGTTCGGCGCGCTCTCGCTTGCAGAACTGACCGGACAGGCCGTCGGCTGGCATCTGCCCTCGCAATTGCTGGCAAGCCTGCCCTATCTGGTGACGATCCTCATCCTTGGCGTGATCTCATCGAACCGCGCCCGCATGAAGATGAATGCGGTCGCTTCGCTGGGCGAAACCTTCGAGCGCTGA